AAAGATTTTTTTAATAGCATAAACAATAAAAGTAACGATAAAAATATTATGTCAACACAACCAAGTAAAAAGCAGCCTCCTGTAAAGAACAGAAAATTAGAAAATATTGAAAGTTTAGGTACAATTAATATTCCTAATATGCCTAAGGATATACACTTTCTTAGTATAGTGGGGGAGATTGAAGGTCATATAATATCACCACCTCAAAAGAAAGCCACAAAGTATGAACATATAATTCCACAAATTTTAAGTGCAGAAGTAAACCCTCAAATAAAAGGTGTACTTACTATATTAAATACTGTCGGTGGAGATGTAGAAGCAGGATTAGCTATTTCTGAACTTATTAGCAGCTTAAGTAAACCAAAGGTTTCACTAGTTTTAGGAGGAGGACACAGTATTGGAGTACCGCTTGCAACTTCAAGTGACTATTCGTTTATAGTTCCAACTGCAACAATGACTATTCATCCAATAAGAACAACAGGATTAGTAATCGGAGTACCACAGACGTTTAGACATTTCCAGAAGATGCAACAGAGGATTATCAATTTTATTTTAAGGAAATCGACAATAGATAAAGATACATTATTAGATTTAATGTATGACACTGATGAATTAGCTAATGATGTAGGAACAATATTAACTGGTGAAGAAGCTGTAAAATATGGATTGATAAATGAAGTTGGTGGATTAACTAAAGCGATAAATAAGTTAAAAGAATTAATTGGTGATAAAGAATATAAAAATATTTAGTAAAGTAAAATAAAATATGTTATAATTAGTCTGTAATAGTGTTAATGAATTCCATTAGCACTTTACTTTTTTGAAAGGGGGATACCTATTTGTCAGTAATCGAAGCAATTATACTAGGTATTTTTCAAGGAATAGCTGAATTTCTTCCAATTAGCAGCTCTGGACATTTAGTTTTATTGCAAAAACTGTTAAATGTAAATGAAGGGAATTTATTTTTTACAATAATGCTTCATTTTGGAACGTTACTATCTGTAGTTATTGTGTATTATAAAGATATTTCTAATATGGCTAAGGAATTTATTGGTCTATTATTGGAAATTTTGAAAAATCGAAAGCTAAGCTTAAATAATGAATATAGAATACTCGCTATAATGATAATTGTAGGTACTATACCTACAGCTTTAATGGGTATGCTACTTAAAGATTTTTTTGAAGTTCTATTTGATTCAGTGGTTACAGTAGGCTTTGCGCTTTTAATTACAGGTATATTATTATGGGCAGCTGAAAAAAAAGCATCAGGACATAAAAGGACTAAAGATATAAGTATTTTTGATGCTATAATAGTTGGAACATTTCAAGGATTAGCCATAACTCCAGGAATATCACGTTCAGGGTCAACTATAGTAGGAGCATTGTTTAGGGGATTTGATAAGAAGTTAGCTACAAGATTTTCATTTTTACTTTCGATTCCAGCTATTTTAGGTGCATCTTTGTTAGAGTTTATGGATGTAATATCGGAAGGGAATCAAATCATTATAACATTACCTTTACTTATAGGAGTTTTATT
Above is a window of Caldisalinibacter kiritimatiensis DNA encoding:
- a CDS encoding ClpP family protease, coding for MIKEKDFFNSINNKSNDKNIMSTQPSKKQPPVKNRKLENIESLGTINIPNMPKDIHFLSIVGEIEGHIISPPQKKATKYEHIIPQILSAEVNPQIKGVLTILNTVGGDVEAGLAISELISSLSKPKVSLVLGGGHSIGVPLATSSDYSFIVPTATMTIHPIRTTGLVIGVPQTFRHFQKMQQRIINFILRKSTIDKDTLLDLMYDTDELANDVGTILTGEEAVKYGLINEVGGLTKAINKLKELIGDKEYKNI
- a CDS encoding undecaprenyl-diphosphate phosphatase — its product is MSVIEAIILGIFQGIAEFLPISSSGHLVLLQKLLNVNEGNLFFTIMLHFGTLLSVVIVYYKDISNMAKEFIGLLLEILKNRKLSLNNEYRILAIMIIVGTIPTALMGMLLKDFFEVLFDSVVTVGFALLITGILLWAAEKKASGHKRTKDISIFDAIIVGTFQGLAITPGISRSGSTIVGALFRGFDKKLATRFSFLLSIPAILGASLLEFMDVISEGNQIIITLPLLIGVLLSCISGIVAIKVLVKLLEKGKLHYFSYYVWILGIITILSTTI